The sequence GACAAAAGCTTGATGACCTTGATTTAATTCTTTAATTATAAAATCATAAGCTGCCTGCCGCTTATCTTCAGCAACAACTTTAGTTAAAACTTTTTTACGACCCAGCGGCATTTCTCTAATTTGGGAAACGTCTAAATCACCGTAGATCGCCAAGGCTAGACTACGCGGGATCGGCGTCGCGGTCATAGACAAAAGATGCGGCGCTGTTCCTGTTTTTACTTTTTGTGTTAGGAGCTGGCGTTGTTCAACACCAAAACGGTGCTGCTCATCAACCACAGCTAAGGCTAAATTATCAAATTCAATATTTTTTTGAATCAAAGCTTGTGTGCCAATGATAATATCAATTTCACCACTGGCCAATAATTTAAGAATTTCTTTTTTATTACTAACCATAGCTTCGCTCCCCTCTCTTGTAATTAGGAATTGGTAACCACTGGTCAATAAAGCCAAACTAATTTTTTCTTTCGCAAACAAGGCTGTTAAAGTCTTAAAATGCTGTAATGCTAAAATCTCAGTTGGCGCCATAAAGGCTGACTGCTTTTTAGCTAAGGCCACATTAAGCATTGCTAGACAAGCCACTACGGTCTTACCAGAACCAACGTCACCCTGCAACAAACGAAGCATTGGCTTATTTGTTGCCATGGCTTGAATAATTTCCCAGGCCGAGCTTTTCTGGCTGGCTGTTAAATCAAAAGGTAAATTAGTAACAAACTTTTTAGTCGCCTGCTCATTAAACTTTATTGGCTCAGCCATTAATTTCTCTGAGGCTTTTTTCTGCTGCTGTGCCCGCAATTGCATTAAAAACAATTCATTAAAACCAAGGCGTTGCTTAGCTTGATCTAAGCTTAATTTATCTTTAGGAAAATGAATCTCCCTAACAGCTTTTTTAAGCGGCGCTAATTTATAGTCATAAACAATCTTAGTCGGCAACCAATCATTAATTGTTTCGGCAAAATTTATTACACGAGAAATGTTGGAACGTAAAACCTTTTGCGTTAAAGTTGAAGTTAAATGATAAATCGGCACTATACCCTCAGTATGAATAGCCTGCAATGTAACTTTTTCATACTGCGGCGAACTCATAAGCAAGCCGAGATAATCTTCGGTTATTCTACCGGCCAAAGATATTTGGTCACCACTTCTTAGGTTGTGTGTTAGAAAAGGCTGATTAAACCACAAAACTCTTAATGTATCAGTGCCGTCATTCACTAAACATTCAGTTATATACATTCGTCGCTTTGGACTACGCTTGTTTTGAATCAATTCAATTTGACCATTTAGATGAACAACTTCACCAACTTTTAATTCAGAAATTTTCGAAGTCTTACTAAAATCATCATAACGGAAAGGAAAATAATACAATAAATCCTGGATAGTTTTAATATCCAGTTGCTTAAAATTTCTTGTTGTAATGCTGCCAACACCTTTGAGATCAGAAATTGGTGTTGATAATAACATAAGTAAAGATTTTTATCTGTGCTCTCGCTAGGAATCGAACCTAGATTTAGAGATCCGCAATCTCTCGTCCTATCCATTGAACGACGAAAGCCAATTGTATAAAATACTTGTAAACTCAAACAACGATTTAAATCAATCTCTCGCTAGCCCGCCGACTCGGCGGGGAACCTAGATTTAGAGATCCGCAATTTCTCGTCCTATCCATTGAACGACGAAAGCAATTTAGCTAGTATAACGATTTACTATAAAAAAAGCAAGACAGTAAAAGACTATTAAAAGTAGCTATTTAGCTAACCCAGTACAGCGCCAATTAATCTCTCCTAGTCTAGTTTCTTCGCTAACGACACAGGCAGGATTACAGCCATTACGTGTTGAATTTAAGTTAGCATCAAACCACCAAGTCTTCGAGCTTGAATTATATATTCCAGGCTCCAGGGCTTCACCTCCCTTTACACAATACTTAACTGCGATAGCTTCGGCTTCAGCTTCGGTCATTTTATCACCAGCTTTAGGACATTGTGCAAAAGCACAATCCGGACCAGATCTACCCACAGAGGAACCGTCCGGGCAAAGTTTGGCCTCCATTGTGCAAGCATAGTGAATGTCATCATTAGTAAAATTAAACTTATAAACACCCAAGGCAATAACACACAAAAGACCAAGGGTGATTAAAATAAAAAATCCTATAATGACTTTTTTCATATTAACGATTTAAATATGTTACCGTTAACTGAAGAGTTGTCGCAAAGCAGACCCACAATAAATATGGAATTTGCATATAGGTTACCCACTTAACGTAAGGGTAGATAGCGACCATGCCCCAAATTATTGTCACTAAAACCAATATAATATCTATCGCTGCTAAAAAATTATTTTTAAGACCAAACTGTAAATATGTAAAAATGAAATTAAAAAACAAGTTTAGGATAAAAGGTAGCGCTACTAAAAAAGGCAATCTCTTTTGCCAAAGCATAATAAATACCTTAGAGAAAGAAATAGCAATCAAGGCGTAAAGAAAGGTCCAAGCAGGCCCAAATAACCAGGAAGGAGGAGCCCAGCTTGGTTTTATTAATTGTGAATACCAATTATCAGCAGTCATAAATTTAATGATTAAAAGTTTTAATAAAATAGCCACTTAAACTCTTGGCTGG is a genomic window of Candidatus Falkowbacteria bacterium containing:
- the recG gene encoding ATP-dependent DNA helicase RecG, with amino-acid sequence MLLSTPISDLKGVGSITTRNFKQLDIKTIQDLLYYFPFRYDDFSKTSKISELKVGEVVHLNGQIELIQNKRSPKRRMYITECLVNDGTDTLRVLWFNQPFLTHNLRSGDQISLAGRITEDYLGLLMSSPQYEKVTLQAIHTEGIVPIYHLTSTLTQKVLRSNISRVINFAETINDWLPTKIVYDYKLAPLKKAVREIHFPKDKLSLDQAKQRLGFNELFLMQLRAQQQKKASEKLMAEPIKFNEQATKKFVTNLPFDLTASQKSSAWEIIQAMATNKPMLRLLQGDVGSGKTVVACLAMLNVALAKKQSAFMAPTEILALQHFKTLTALFAKEKISLALLTSGYQFLITREGSEAMVSNKKEILKLLASGEIDIIIGTQALIQKNIEFDNLALAVVDEQHRFGVEQRQLLTQKVKTGTAPHLLSMTATPIPRSLALAIYGDLDVSQIREMPLGRKKVLTKVVAEDKRQAAYDFIIKELNQGHQAFVICPLIDESDKLGIKSVKAEYERLSNGVFKDYKIALLHGRLKSAEREKILADLTDNKINILVATSIIEIGIDIPSATVMMVEEADRFGLAQLHQYRGRVGRRNDQGFCFLMSNNPTEATNHRLEAMTKFDNGFDLAKADLAFRGPGEVYGLVQKGFPELKMANFYDTDLIKKAREAAILVLKEDEKLSNLPALKQELGDWEERAHLE
- a CDS encoding tryptophan-rich sensory protein; the protein is MTADNWYSQLIKPSWAPPSWLFGPAWTFLYALIAISFSKVFIMLWQKRLPFLVALPFILNLFFNFIFTYLQFGLKNNFLAAIDIILVLVTIIWGMVAIYPYVKWVTYMQIPYLLWVCFATTLQLTVTYLNR